A region from the Fundulus heteroclitus isolate FHET01 chromosome 22, MU-UCD_Fhet_4.1, whole genome shotgun sequence genome encodes:
- the LOC105927285 gene encoding gamma-adducin yields the protein MSLVDVRRAAGSLTLPLSGNDSGDPESQQRGRTLSPDLRQDFNMMEEKKRVTQILQSPVFKDELEGLIQDQMTKGNNPSGLLALRQIADLVMASSVGGAGPLTSPISFGMVTPVNDLYSIESPSFAKGEKQSRCKLATLYRLVDLFTWARFTSSYITVRVSKEQDHVLISPRGLSFSEVTAANLVKVNIVGDVVDQGSTDLGLDHFGFAPHAAIYSMRPDVKCIIHIHTPATAAVSSMKCGILPISQEALLLGDVSCFGYHGSLDNKEEKVEFQKALGPTAKVMLLRNHGLLALGETVEEAFHYVYHAQQACEIQVNSLRCSGGVENLVLLDREKFKPRTQGVAAAGVLIDNEVKWKVGEAEFESLMRMLDNLGYRTGYSYRNPVVREKPRSKNDVEIPATVSAVPTEDSEAGLCSPFRFMAQKQQRERTRWLTSPNSYLKVNVPEQSPSGDVSPRTKIMWMKSQPGNSMGTPIKIEDPNQFVPLNTNPTEVLDKRNRIKEQHRGDQMTPGPKSQLLAGIVVDTKPGPAFIIEDEELTRSLPPNPFNDLTQKELEDYKSLVEKKQQGQEEDDDATDADELTTFDGSTISLSLSPIMTPVKQDTILNGKDHLSEMEEDLSIEVSKLSVSTSDTVEISITTRENTGVAQTPESQTKSPKKKKNKFRTPSFLKKSKKKKEEKGKTEA from the exons ATGAGCTTGGTGGACGTGAGGAGGGCGGCCGGGTCCCTGACCCTGCCCCTGTCCGGCAACGACTCGGGCGACCCGGAGTCGCAGCAGCGCGGCAGGACCCTGTCGCCGGACCTGAGGCAGGACTTCAACATgatggaggagaagaagagggtCACCCAGATCCTGCAGAGTCCG GTGTTCAAAGATGAGCTGGAGGGCCTGATTCAGGACCAGATGACGAAGGGCAACAACCCCTCGGGTCTCCTGGCCCTCAGGCAGATCGCCGACTTGGTCATGGCCAGCAGCGTGGGAGGAGCAGGCCCTTTGACTTCGCCCATCa GCTTCGGGATGGTGACGCCCGTGAATGACTTGTACAGCATCGAGTCTCCTTCCTTTGccaaaggagagaaacagagccGCTGCAAACTGGCCACCCTCTACAGGCTCGTCGACCTCTTCACCTGGGCTCGTTTTACAAGCTCCTACATCACT GTGCGCGTGAGCAAAGAGCAGGATCATGTTCTCATCAGTCCACGAGGCCTGTCCTTCTCCGAGGTGACGGCGGCAAATTTG GTGAAAGTGAACATCGTCGGTGACGTCGTGGACCAGGGCTCCACGGACCTGGGCCTTGACCATTTTGGATTTGCTCCTCATGCGGCCATTTACTCGATGCGCCCTGATGTGAAATGCATCATCCATATACACACCCCGGCCACAGCTGCT GTGTCCTCGATGAAATGTGGAATCCTGCCCATTTCCCAGGAGGCTTTGCTGCTGGGAGACGTGAGCTGCTTCGGTTACCATGGCAGCCTGGATAATAAAGAGGAGAAGGTGGAGTTTCAGAAAGCTCTGGGCCCGACTGCCAAG gtgatgCTTTTGAGGAACCACGGGCTGCTGGCTTTAGGAGAGACAGTGGAAGAAGCCTTTCATTATGTGTACCACGCGCAGCAAGCGTGTGAAATCCAG GTGAATTCTCTGAGGTGTTCAGGCGGCGTGGAAAACCTGGTGCTCCTGGACAGGGAGAAGTTTAAACCCCGCACCCAGGGCGTGGCCGCGGCCGGGGTGCTCATTgacaacgaggtcaagtggaaggTGGGCGAGGCCGAGTTCGAGTCCCTCATGAGGATGCTGGACAACCTG GGGTACAGAACAGGCTACTCTTATCGGAACCCAGTTGTCCGCGAGAAGCCGCGTTCAAAGAACGACGTGGAAATCCCCGCCACGGTGTCCGCGGTGCCGACGGAGGACAGTGAGGCGGGTCTGTGCAGCCCCTTCAGGTTCATGGCCCAGAAACAGCAGAGGGAGAGAACCCGCTGGCTCACCTCACCCAACAGCTACCTGAAGGTCAACGTTCCTGAGCAGTCGCCCAGCGGGGACGTCAGCCCAAGGACCAAAATCATG TGGATGAAGTCACAGCCAGGAAACAGCATGGGGACCCCAATAAAAATTGAGGACCCTAACCAGTTTGTCCCACTCAACACTAACCCGACGGAGGTTTTGGATAAGAGGAACCGG ATAAAAGAACAGCACAGGGGTGATCAGATGACTCCAGGACCAAAATCTCAATTACTGGCAGGCATTGTAGTGGACACCAAACCAGGACCA GCCTTCATCATTGAAGATGAGGAGCTGACCCGCTCGCTTCCTCCCAACCCTTTCAATGATCTCACCCAGAAGGAGCTGGAAGATTATAAGAGCCTGgtggaaaaaaagcagcaaGGGCAGGAAg AGGATGACGATGCCACTGATGCTGATGAGCTGACCACATTTGATGGCTCAACTATCTCTCTGTCACTTTCTCCCATAATGACACCAGTGAAACAAG ACACAATACTCAACGGGAAGGACCACTTGTCAGAGATGGAGGAGGATCTGAGCATCGAGGTATCCAAGCTGAGCGTGAGCACTTCAGACACGGTGGAGATCTCCATAACAACAAGGGAGAACACGGGGGTGGCTCAGACCCCGGAGAGCCAGACCAAGTCacccaagaagaagaaaaacaagttcCGCACTCCCTCGTTCTTAAAGAAGagtaagaagaagaaggaggagaaggGAAAAACAGAAGCTTGA